A window of the Clupea harengus chromosome 8, Ch_v2.0.2, whole genome shotgun sequence genome harbors these coding sequences:
- the fgfr4 gene encoding LOW QUALITY PROTEIN: fibroblast growth factor receptor 4 (The sequence of the model RefSeq protein was modified relative to this genomic sequence to represent the inferred CDS: inserted 1 base in 1 codon; deleted 1 base in 1 codon) has product MTHLHTVLILMLCVADCTWGRAVVTSEELQAKENRVHRPPLVPGFPENTTAVVGGNVKLVCKVHKTASTQIQWLKKDGSLLGADGQPHLSALTPLEGNISKVNVLSLNNVSLESTGEYVCKAETSSWQYMQSAWLEVYPEELLSHSLMPNTPPEMAEDVPQDQLDLSEHLLMEPGDVLKLRCDAGRRGSVLWYKGDARVQHSTRIHIRAGVMEIIDISFEDSGVYVCVLRGSREMLRNLTITVADSMGSGDDDEDNGLDDMLTESENDQVYFSRGPYWTLTQRMEKKLYAVPAGNTVKFRCPAMGSPLPTIRWLKNGREFRGEHRIGGIKLRHQHWSLVMESVVPSDRGNYTCVVENKFGSITHSYLLDVLERSPHRPILQAGLPANTTAVVGGDAQFLCKVYSDAQPHIQWLKHIEKNGSRYGPDGIPYVQVLKTGSLNMSEVEVLYLTNITMEDAGEYTCLAGNSIGFSYQSAWLIVLSEEEGADEVEKMETKYTDIIIYASGVMALVMAIIIVILCRMQVHPSREPFDVLPVQKLSKFPLRRQYSVESNSSGKSSASLMRVARLSSSCSPMLAGVMEFELPYDPDWEFLRENLTLGKPLGEGCFGQVVRADAFGINKDHTEQVSTVAVKMLKDDATDKDLADLISEMELMKGMGKHKNIINLLGVCTQDGPLYVLVEYASKGSLREYLRARRPPGMDYTFDVTKVPEEQLTFKDLLSCAYQVARGMEYLASNRCIHRDLAARNVLVTEDNVMKIADFGLARGVHQIDYYKKTTNGRLPVKWMAPEALFDRVYTHQSDVWSFGVLMWEIFTLGGSPYPGIPVEELFKLLKEGHRMDKPSNCTHELYMKMRECWHAVPTQRPTFKQLVEELDRLLLSISDEYLDLSTPFEQYSPSCEDTSSSCXSDNDSVFTHDAISTDPCLLGYPIVRSRRDL; this is encoded by the exons ATGACTCATCTCCACACGGTCCTTATACTGATGCTCTGTGTGGCGGACTGCACCTGGGGAAGGGCTGTCGTCACATCAGAGGAACTTCAAGCCAAAG AGAATAGAGTGCATCGTCCTCCTCTCGTCCCGGGGTTTCCAGAGAACACCACGGCAGTGGTCGGGGGCAATGTGAAGCTGGTGTGTAAGGTCCACAAGACTGCCTCCACTCAGATCCAGTGGCTCAAGAAGGACGGCAGCCTCCTGGGAGCCGACGGCCAGCCCCATCTGAGCGCTTTAACG CCTCTTGAGGGTAACATATCCAAGGTGAATGTCCTGTCTCTCAACAATGTGTCTCTGGAGAGCACAGGGGAGTATGTGTGCAAGGCAGAGACTTCCTCTTGGCAGTACATGCAATCAGCCTGGCTCGAGGTCTACCCAG aGGAACTGCTGTCTCATTCTCTGATGCCAAACACCCCTCCGGAAATGGCAGAGG ATGTGCCACAGGACCAGCTGGACCTGTCCGAGCACCTGTTGATGGAGCCAGGCGACGTGCTGAAGCTGCGCTGTGACGCCGGGCGCCGGGGGTCGGTGCTCTGGTACAAGGGTGACGCCCGCGTGCAACACAGCACCCGCATCCACATCCGCGCCGGCGTCATGGAGATCATCGACATCTCCTTCGAGGACTCgggcgtgtacgtgtgcgtgctGCGAGGCTCGCGGGAGATGCTGCGCAACCTCACCATCACAGTAGCAG ACTCAATGGGCTctggagatgatgatgaggacaACGGCTTGGACGACATGTTGACGGAGTCGGAGAATGACCAGGTGTACTTCAGCAGAG GACCCTACTGGACACTCACACAGCGCATGGAGAAGAAGCTCTATGCCGTGCCGGCCGGCAACACGGTGAAGTTCCGTTGCCCCGCCATGGGCAGCCCCTTACCCACCATCCGCTGGCTGAAGAATGGGCGCGAGTTCCGGGGCGAGCACCGCATCGGGGGCATCAAG CTTCGACACCAGCACTGGAGCCTGGTGATGGAGAGTGTGGTTCCGTCGGATCGGGGCAACTACACGTGTGTCGTGGAGAACAAGTTCGGCTCCATCACCCACAGCTACCTTCTTGATGTGCTCG AGCGCTCCCCACATCGGCCCATCCTGCAGGCTGGCCTGCCCGCCAACACCACCGCTGTGGTGGGGGGAGATGCCCAGTTCCTGTGTAAGGTGTACAGTGATGCCCAGCCCCACATCCAGTGGCTGAAGCACATCGAGAAGAACGGCAGCCGATACGGCCCAGATGGCATCCCTTACGTCCAAGTCTTAAAG ACTGGGAGTTTGAACATGTCAGAGGTGGAGGTCCTGTATCTGACCAACATAACTATGGAGGATGCAGGAGAGTACACTTGCTTAGCTGGCAACTCCATCGGATTCTCCTACCAGTCCGCGTGGCTTATTGTCCTCTCTG aggaggagggggccgATGAAGTGGAGAAAATGGAGACCAAGTACACGGACATCATCATCTACGCGTCC GGCGTCATGGCCCTGGTCATGGCCATCATTATTGTCATTCTCTGCCGTATGCAGGTCCATCCTAGCAGAGAACCGTTCGATGTTCTACCTGTTCAGAAGCTCTCTAAGTTCCCTCTGCGTAGACAG TACTCTGTGGAGTCCAACTCATCGGGCAAGTCCAGTGCGTCTCTGATGAGAGTGGCCAGACTGTCCTCCAGTTGTTCCCCGATGCTGGCTGGAGTGATGGAGTTTGAGCTTCCCTATGACCCTGACTGGGAGTTCCTCAGAGAGAA CTTGACCTTGGGAAAACCACTGGGCGAAGGTTGCTTTGGTCAGGTGGTGAGGGCAGACGCGTTCGGCATCAATAAAGACCACACAGAGCAAGTGTCCACAGTGGCGGTCAAGATGCTGAAAG ATGATGCCACTGATAAAGACCTGGCAGACCTGATCTCAGAGATGGAGCTGATGAAGGGGATGGGCAAACACAAGAACATCATCAACCTTCTAGGAGTCTGCACACAAGATG gccCACTGTACGTCCTGGTGGAGTATGCTTCAAAGGGGAGTCTCAGGGAATACCTGCGGGCTCGGCGCCCGCCTGGGATGGACTACACCTTCGACGTGACTAAAGTCCCCGAGGAGCAGCTCACGTTCAAGGACCTGCTCTCTTGTGCCTACCAGGTGGCTCGTGGCATGGAGTATCTGGCCTCCAACAGG TGCATCCACAGGGACTTGGCCGCAAGGAACGTCTTGGTGACCGAAGACAATGTCATGAAAATTGCTGACTTCGGCCTGGCTCGCGGAGTCCACCAGATCGACTACTACAAGAAAACAACCAAC GGACGACTGCCAGTGAAGTGGATGGCGCCAGAGGCCTTGTTTGACAGAGTCTACACACACCAGAGTGATGT CTGGTCTTTTGGAGTCTTGATGTGGGAGATCTTCACTCTGGGTGGCTCGCCGTATCCCGGGATTCCCGTGGAGGAACTCTTCAAACTTTTGAAGGAAGGCCATCGCATGGACAAGCCCTCCAACTGCACGCATGAGCT GTACATGAAGATGAGAGAGTGCTGGCATGCCGTACCCACACAGAGACCCACCTTCAAACAGCTGGTAGAGGAGCTGGATCGACTTCTACTCTCCATTTCAGATGAG TACTTGGACTTGTCCACCCCATTCGAGCAGTACTCCCCATCGTGTGAGGACACCTCCAGCTCTT TCTCGGACAATGATTCGGTTTTTACCCATGATGCCATTTCCACCGACCCCTGCCTCTTGGGTTATCCCATCGTTCGATCTCGGAGAGACTTATAG